One region of Streptococcus parasanguinis genomic DNA includes:
- a CDS encoding UvrD-helicase domain-containing protein, whose protein sequence is MNDIAKQDENVKKELLEYQGNILILANAGSGKTTFLAEKLERDSKKLDNYQKLAAITFTRNATEEIKQKLIDIPENVVISTIDSFLDKEIILPFLDQRYELATPLQFSFQQEYKFNNFDIGLSQIMQNGIFATYDNKTAQLGKNFKCEVALDILIHTKSASEYLKYKFNSLYIDEFQDCDQSMNDLFMYLKAELGIRLFIVGDDKQSIYQWRGASPRYIKNLWENDNNFKKERFIGNFRSLPKIVDFSLALTPGVQINFINKLGSILYLKAEQYSLKEDIIRFLIENGDINLNEQNYFLIGNNQHIFETATQLGRIFPNQFDYVRKNPFIECTNSIFLQSLAQYYFVEDFSEYDVLNNLFPDYNDDFRRGLLKKLKNLRQNPERLLIEDIASYLGISITQFGDKLESQILLDVLIDDENRKLFDTSSLKNNLLMTTHSSKGLAADTVVIFVEYLIDRKQGLKFEDHYVAITRAKSKVIIIDNQTIYIDEINRLLSNNNEKFSFEDFIERRYI, encoded by the coding sequence ATGAATGATATTGCTAAACAAGACGAGAATGTCAAAAAAGAATTATTAGAGTACCAAGGAAACATTCTAATTTTAGCTAATGCAGGTTCAGGAAAAACAACTTTTTTAGCTGAGAAGCTAGAAAGAGACTCCAAAAAGTTAGATAATTATCAAAAACTAGCAGCGATAACTTTTACTCGTAATGCAACTGAAGAAATAAAACAGAAATTAATTGATATTCCAGAAAATGTTGTCATATCAACAATTGATTCATTTCTAGATAAAGAAATAATTCTTCCTTTCCTTGATCAAAGATATGAACTTGCAACGCCATTACAGTTTAGTTTTCAGCAAGAATATAAGTTTAATAATTTTGATATTGGACTAAGTCAAATAATGCAAAATGGTATTTTTGCTACTTATGATAATAAGACCGCTCAGCTAGGTAAGAATTTTAAATGTGAAGTTGCTTTAGATATTCTAATACACACTAAGTCGGCATCAGAGTATCTAAAATATAAATTTAATTCACTTTATATTGATGAGTTTCAGGATTGTGATCAATCTATGAATGATCTATTCATGTACTTGAAAGCTGAATTAGGGATTCGTTTATTTATTGTAGGAGATGATAAACAGTCAATTTATCAATGGAGAGGGGCTTCTCCTAGGTATATTAAAAATTTATGGGAAAACGATAATAATTTTAAAAAAGAGAGGTTTATTGGTAATTTTAGGAGTTTACCTAAAATTGTAGATTTTTCATTAGCCCTAACTCCAGGGGTACAAATAAATTTTATTAATAAATTAGGATCTATTTTATATTTAAAGGCTGAGCAGTATTCTTTAAAAGAAGATATTATCAGATTCTTAATAGAGAATGGCGACATAAATTTGAATGAGCAAAATTATTTTTTAATTGGAAATAATCAACATATTTTTGAAACAGCAACACAACTAGGTAGAATATTCCCAAACCAATTTGATTATGTCAGAAAAAATCCTTTTATAGAGTGTACCAATAGTATTTTTTTACAATCTTTGGCTCAATATTATTTTGTTGAAGACTTTTCTGAGTATGATGTATTAAACAATCTTTTTCCTGATTATAATGATGATTTTAGGAGAGGATTATTAAAAAAATTGAAAAACTTGCGTCAAAATCCTGAGCGCTTACTTATCGAAGATATAGCTTCATACCTAGGTATATCAATTACACAGTTTGGAGATAAATTAGAAAGTCAAATATTACTTGACGTTTTAATTGATGATGAGAATAGAAAGTTATTTGATACTAGTTCATTGAAAAATAATTTATTAATGACTACTCATAGTTCAAAAGGTTTAGCTGCAGATACTGTAGTAATTTTTGTAGAATATTTGATTGATCGAAAACAAGGGTTGAAATTTGAAGATCATTATGTTGCAATTACTAGAGCAAAATCAAAGGTTATTATTATTGATAATCAGACAATTTATATTGATGAAATCAATAGATTATTAAGCAACAATAATGAGAAATTTTCTTTTGAAGATTTTATAGAAAGACGGTATATATGA
- a CDS encoding polyprenyl synthetase family protein, with protein MEKTPIIMLNSDEKNFLIQIDSRIKSILLELPVQYHEILQVVNGSRFRPLLTYYGYKLFSENMNEKVYNSAIAVELIHKSSIIIDDIIDQDDKRHSISTVHKQYSINEALVITVFLLGKCIELLSEIDGSTIRVFSHMIIRMCQGTIQELNIDMNVSIDKIKEILDSQTSQVIQNCLVIGMKSHNPELDNQHLAIIGYKLGYLFQLLNDCEAYFNPEFTVEYKGNYNFDINKNRKNLCYIYLEQFLSNKEKKELHNKDKATNLEILLSKYNVLKYIKNEVSLIETDIKKQCETLEKKYSMERLNYFIDYSIELAKARAGIY; from the coding sequence ATGGAAAAAACACCAATAATCATGTTGAATAGTGATGAAAAAAATTTTTTGATTCAGATTGATTCTAGGATTAAATCAATACTACTTGAACTACCAGTACAATATCATGAGATTCTTCAAGTAGTAAACGGAAGTCGATTTAGACCGTTATTAACATATTATGGCTATAAGTTGTTTTCTGAAAATATGAATGAAAAAGTTTACAATTCTGCAATTGCTGTTGAGTTAATTCATAAATCCTCTATTATAATTGATGATATTATTGATCAAGATGATAAAAGACATAGCATATCTACAGTACACAAGCAATATTCTATTAATGAAGCCTTAGTAATCACAGTTTTTTTATTAGGGAAGTGTATTGAATTATTATCTGAGATTGATGGTTCTACAATTAGAGTATTTAGTCATATGATTATTAGAATGTGCCAGGGAACAATACAAGAATTGAATATCGATATGAATGTAAGTATTGATAAAATAAAAGAAATCTTAGATAGCCAAACTTCGCAAGTTATTCAAAATTGTTTAGTGATTGGCATGAAATCACATAACCCTGAATTAGACAATCAACATTTAGCAATTATTGGTTATAAATTAGGCTACTTGTTTCAGCTACTAAATGATTGCGAAGCTTACTTTAATCCTGAATTTACTGTAGAATACAAAGGGAATTATAATTTTGATATTAATAAAAATAGGAAAAATTTATGTTACATTTACCTTGAACAGTTTCTCTCTAATAAAGAAAAAAAAGAGCTTCATAATAAAGATAAAGCGACTAATTTAGAAATTTTATTGAGTAAATATAATGTGTTAAAATATATAAAAAATGAAGTTTCGCTAATTGAGACTGATATAAAAAAACAATGTGAAACTTTAGAAAAAAAATACTCTATGGAAAGACTAAATTATTTTATTGATTATTCGATTGAACTAGCAAAGGCGAGAGCAGGGATCTACTAA
- a CDS encoding DUF1269 domain-containing protein, producing the protein MENLVVSVFNTESEAYQSFADLKAFRQTQTTKVAQIALVKNENGHIVEKERYDFEDSTTDATLEGGLLGAVIGLLGGPIGVLFGYGIGSLYGLAAGDTVDTAEAGLIDVVSQKLIDGETAVVALVQENNEAVIDAYFTKYDTQIVRWDVATVVAEIEAALQVQEDLYNQARAQMKAERKAERKAKLEEFKANVKAKFDKLKA; encoded by the coding sequence ATGGAAAACCTAGTAGTTTCAGTCTTTAACACTGAAAGCGAAGCTTATCAGTCCTTTGCGGATTTGAAGGCTTTCCGCCAAACTCAGACGACCAAGGTTGCTCAAATCGCCTTGGTCAAAAATGAAAACGGTCACATCGTTGAAAAAGAACGCTATGACTTTGAAGATTCAACGACGGATGCAACCCTAGAAGGTGGCTTGCTCGGTGCAGTTATCGGGCTTTTGGGTGGTCCTATCGGCGTCTTGTTTGGTTATGGTATTGGCAGCCTCTATGGTTTGGCTGCTGGTGATACCGTTGATACGGCAGAAGCTGGCTTGATTGACGTTGTGTCTCAAAAATTGATCGACGGCGAAACAGCCGTTGTCGCCTTGGTGCAAGAAAACAACGAAGCAGTCATCGATGCTTACTTCACCAAGTACGACACCCAAATCGTGCGTTGGGATGTAGCAACCGTCGTAGCCGAAATCGAAGCAGCTCTGCAAGTCCAAGAAGACCTCTACAACCAGGCACGTGCACAAATGAAGGCTGAACGTAAAGCCGAACGCAAGGCTAAACTTGAAGAATTCAAGGCAAATGTCAAAGCAAAATTTGACAAATTGAAAGCCTAA
- a CDS encoding ABC transporter ATP-binding protein codes for MSMISVQNVSKKFGSREILKDLSFDVEENEFVALVGPSGSGKSTLLNMIGLLDNIDSGKILINGKILPKVNSRSAVNYRKNVINYLFQSNALISTSSVKDNLMLAMNFTNFSKEEKEKKIKETLRFVGLENRLDSKVNELSGGEQQRIAIVRAILKPGDIILADEPTGSLDPDMAQKSFDLIRSLRDQFGKTILIVTHNLDHAKQCDRIVSLKSAFVN; via the coding sequence ATGTCTATGATTTCCGTACAAAATGTATCAAAAAAATTTGGGTCACGTGAGATTTTAAAAGACTTAAGTTTTGATGTTGAGGAAAATGAATTTGTAGCTTTAGTAGGTCCATCTGGTTCTGGAAAATCTACATTACTCAATATGATTGGCCTTTTGGATAATATTGATAGTGGTAAGATTTTAATCAACGGGAAGATCTTACCAAAAGTGAATTCGCGTTCTGCGGTTAACTATCGAAAGAATGTTATCAACTATCTATTTCAATCAAATGCACTCATCTCTACATCCAGTGTAAAAGATAATCTCATGCTTGCTATGAACTTTACTAATTTCTCTAAGGAAGAGAAGGAGAAAAAGATTAAAGAAACCTTGCGGTTTGTTGGTTTGGAAAATAGACTAGATAGCAAGGTCAATGAATTATCTGGAGGTGAGCAGCAGAGAATCGCCATCGTGAGAGCTATTCTAAAACCAGGTGATATCATCTTGGCAGATGAACCAACAGGTTCATTGGATCCTGATATGGCTCAAAAATCATTTGACTTAATTCGGTCATTGAGAGATCAGTTTGGAAAAACAATTCTAATCGTCACACATAATTTAGACCATGCGAAACAATGTGATCGAATTGTCTCGTTGAAATCAGCTTTTGTAAATTAG
- a CDS encoding DUF6110 family protein: protein MLKEVLNVAKVAKKSSLFLGGVAFGTLGLKVLASKEAKKGYSKALAKAYKLKDGLDASVSVVKQHGDDVLQDAKYLYEQEKKEEQLDSLTGE, encoded by the coding sequence ATGTTAAAAGAAGTATTAAACGTCGCAAAAGTTGCGAAAAAATCATCTCTCTTCTTAGGAGGGGTAGCATTTGGGACGCTTGGCTTGAAAGTCTTAGCAAGTAAAGAAGCTAAGAAAGGCTATTCTAAGGCCTTGGCTAAAGCTTACAAATTGAAAGATGGACTGGATGCATCTGTTTCTGTTGTAAAACAACACGGTGATGATGTTTTACAAGACGCTAAATATTTATACGAACAGGAAAAGAAAGAAGAACAATTAGATAGCCTGACAGGTGAATAA
- the pezA gene encoding type II toxin-antitoxin system antitoxin PezA, with product MIGENIKTLRKTHKLTQPEFAKIIGISRNSLSRYENGTSSISTELIDRICKKFNVSYIDIVGEEKMLTPVEDYQLTLKIEVIKERGANILAQLYRFQDEQGIAFDDTSNPWVLMSDDLSDLINTRIYLVSTFEDIERFNGYLDGIERMLEQATHLVVA from the coding sequence ATGATTGGAGAAAATATAAAAACGTTACGTAAAACACATAAATTAACGCAGCCTGAGTTTGCAAAGATTATTGGTATCTCTCGAAATAGCTTGAGTCGTTATGAAAATGGGACAAGTTCAATTTCGACAGAATTAATAGATCGTATCTGCAAGAAATTTAATGTTTCTTATATCGATATCGTAGGGGAGGAAAAAATGCTCACACCAGTAGAAGATTATCAGTTAACTCTGAAAATTGAAGTGATTAAAGAACGAGGGGCGAATATCTTAGCGCAACTTTATCGTTTTCAAGATGAACAAGGAATTGCATTTGATGATACTTCAAATCCTTGGGTTCTAATGAGCGATGATTTGTCTGATTTGATTAATACGAGGATTTATCTTGTTTCAACTTTTGAGGATATAGAGCGATTTAATGGCTATTTGGATGGCATTGAACGTATGCTAGAACAAGCTACTCATCTGGTGGTGGCTTAA
- the pezT gene encoding type II toxin-antitoxin system toxin PezT: protein MKLEEFSQDNFEQASKRLVRSLTRGKTTSSHPKAILLGGQSGAGKTTIHRIKQREFQGNIIIIDGDSYRSFHPNYLGLQEKYGKDSVDYTKVFAGQMVEYLVDELSKKGYHLLIEGTLRTTEVPRKTAQLLTTRGYQVSLALIATKPELSYLSTLIRYEELYAIDPSQARATPKEHHDGIVEHLVANLRELENDKIFNQIQIYQRDQSCVYDSEVHQISAAGVLHECLFGKWNKVEKEMLKLGQERLNSLKIK, encoded by the coding sequence ATGAAACTAGAAGAATTTAGTCAAGATAATTTTGAACAAGCCTCCAAACGACTCGTTCGTTCTTTAACTCGTGGAAAAACAACCTCATCTCATCCTAAGGCTATTTTGCTCGGTGGACAGAGTGGTGCTGGGAAAACAACGATTCATCGTATTAAACAAAGGGAATTTCAAGGAAATATCATTATCATTGATGGAGACAGTTATCGCTCTTTTCATCCGAACTACCTTGGCCTACAGGAAAAGTATGGCAAAGATAGTGTGGATTATACCAAAGTATTCGCGGGACAAATGGTTGAATATCTTGTAGATGAGTTGAGTAAAAAAGGTTATCATTTATTAATCGAGGGTACCTTGAGAACAACAGAAGTCCCTAGAAAAACTGCACAATTATTGACAACTAGAGGATATCAAGTCTCACTTGCACTGATTGCAACAAAGCCAGAATTGTCCTATCTCAGTACTTTGATACGTTATGAGGAGCTCTACGCCATAGATCCTAGTCAAGCGAGAGCGACTCCCAAAGAGCACCATGATGGAATTGTAGAACATTTAGTTGCTAACTTACGAGAGTTAGAAAATGACAAAATTTTTAATCAAATTCAAATTTATCAAAGAGATCAATCGTGTGTTTACGATTCGGAAGTACATCAAATCTCAGCAGCAGGAGTTCTACACGAATGCCTATTTGGAAAATGGAACAAGGTGGAAAAAGAGATGTTGAAGTTGGGACAGGAACGGTTGAATTCATTAAAAATCAAGTAG
- a CDS encoding tyrosine-type recombinase/integrase, translated as MKSVRRRHPELAPASPHKLRHTGATLAKQAGVSLEAFSEALTHSDKEITKTYVNIKDKVNQTVGDIAFRSLKN; from the coding sequence ATGAAATCAGTCAGACGAAGACATCCCGAATTAGCACCAGCATCACCACACAAACTAAGACATACTGGTGCTACTCTTGCTAAACAAGCAGGTGTTTCTCTTGAAGCCTTCTCAGAAGCTCTTACTCATAGTGATAAAGAGATTACAAAAACTTACGTTAATATCAAAGATAAAGTCAATCAGACTGTAGGTGATATTGCTTTTCGTAGTTTAAAAAATTGA
- a CDS encoding tyrosine-type recombinase/integrase — translation MDYKHISTFLDYCKTHRRLSSHTIRAYKNDLLQFYNSNYSSVETYVEHLTKSNIKSNTLRRKIASLKVFYSYLKYHNLVDENPFNQLRFQFRTEKILPKTIPHDILKSIFLHLEQKITYSKTKYQKQKAERNLLIISLLLSTGIRISELCHIHLKNINLSNRTLHIMGKGKKERILFLGDQITFSLLETYINNYCFQPGNYLFSGKYSFKPLSEQSVRLILNTLVKQHNLTTPITPHMFRHSFATMLLDSDVDIRYIQQILGHSSISVTQIYTHVSQSKQKEILTLCNPIASIHSQSKK, via the coding sequence ATGGATTATAAACATATTTCTACTTTCTTAGACTACTGCAAAACCCATAGACGCTTGAGTTCACATACGATTCGAGCTTACAAAAATGATCTTTTGCAATTTTACAATTCAAATTACAGCAGTGTGGAAACCTATGTTGAACATTTGACGAAATCCAATATTAAATCTAATACATTACGTCGCAAAATTGCTAGTCTGAAGGTGTTTTACAGCTACTTAAAATATCATAATTTAGTTGATGAGAATCCTTTTAATCAATTACGTTTTCAATTTAGAACGGAAAAAATATTACCTAAAACGATTCCTCATGATATTTTGAAAAGTATTTTTTTACATCTAGAACAGAAAATTACCTATTCAAAAACTAAATATCAAAAACAAAAAGCTGAAAGAAATTTGCTAATCATTTCCCTATTGCTTTCAACTGGTATTAGGATTTCCGAACTTTGTCATATTCATCTTAAAAATATTAATCTTTCAAATAGGACTCTCCATATTATGGGAAAAGGTAAGAAAGAACGTATCCTATTTTTAGGAGATCAAATAACATTTAGCTTACTAGAAACATATATAAATAACTACTGTTTTCAACCCGGTAACTACCTATTCTCTGGAAAATATTCTTTCAAACCATTGTCAGAGCAAAGTGTACGTTTAATTCTAAATACCCTTGTTAAACAACATAACTTAACTACACCTATTACCCCCCATATGTTTAGACATAGTTTCGCAACAATGCTTCTAGATAGTGATGTAGATATTCGATACATTCAACAAATTCTTGGACATAGTTCTATCTCAGTCACACAAATCTATACTCATGTATCTCAGTCAAAGCAAAAAGAAATTCTAACTCTGTGTAATCCCATTGCTTCGATTCATTCACAGTCAAAAAAATAG
- a CDS encoding ATP-dependent nuclease: protein MEFKKLVIENFRNFNSIEINLSNRNVIFGMNDSGKTNLLFAMRYLLDRSIRNKGFIKSDYHRHDTSIPIRIQLELDLSDRKMEEDEESLKSSHSRLLISTVAGARKNSSLDTFFISLEAIYDEKELFGNPVLSWGSTLDDLMEVPQYGTRSDIDKIFQIVYVNPAIEMDAFFKRNRKLLFSDDTKTDEDVDLEKAIESSISELNKNISNLSLITRVQSQLTDAYKSYRKEDLEIKIQSEISISGYLDNLTPYINWNGDTQNYPTSGDGRKKLLSYAINHLISEKQYSSKVIIYLIEEPENSLHRSVQVSLSKQLFIQNIYEYFFLTTHSAEVLYEMNNTQLIKITNQQESTGHSSYYKVPSEFSNLKKKLNKSLAQSIFYDRVLLVEGPSEYYLFFAIFEYLSPDFEAEGKYLLQVDGINFKPYAKLYRELGIDFFVKTDNDLKASRSDKHVFSPIGLNRCIDLLDQSVTPRLDNYRIDFSSKDERKQNIKSKKEELYSTNHSLVSQLNAEGIFISEVDLENDLAQVLSDSERSEMSEFDFVNWLQSSKQYNMLEYIDNYLSLDIAHKIVKSDYFKVLSEFLDYE, encoded by the coding sequence ATGGAATTTAAAAAACTAGTAATTGAAAACTTTCGTAATTTTAATTCTATTGAAATTAACTTATCAAATAGAAATGTGATATTTGGAATGAATGATTCAGGGAAAACAAATCTTTTGTTTGCAATGAGATATCTGTTAGATAGAAGTATCAGAAATAAAGGTTTTATTAAATCGGATTATCATAGACATGATACTAGTATACCTATCAGAATACAACTTGAACTTGATTTGTCTGATAGAAAAATGGAGGAGGATGAAGAATCACTAAAGTCTTCGCATTCACGTCTATTAATTTCAACAGTGGCTGGAGCAAGAAAAAATTCCAGTTTAGATACATTTTTTATTTCCTTGGAGGCGATATATGATGAGAAAGAGTTGTTTGGAAATCCGGTATTAAGTTGGGGTTCTACTTTAGATGACTTAATGGAAGTTCCTCAATATGGTACAAGAAGTGATATTGATAAGATTTTCCAAATAGTCTATGTAAATCCTGCTATCGAGATGGATGCATTTTTTAAGCGAAATAGAAAATTATTGTTCTCAGATGATACTAAGACTGACGAAGATGTGGACCTTGAGAAAGCGATCGAGAGTAGTATTAGTGAATTAAATAAAAATATTTCTAATTTAAGTTTAATCACGAGGGTTCAATCACAACTAACTGATGCCTACAAAAGCTATCGTAAAGAAGATTTAGAGATAAAAATTCAATCAGAAATATCAATTTCAGGCTATTTAGATAATCTTACACCATACATCAATTGGAATGGAGACACTCAAAATTATCCAACATCTGGAGATGGCCGAAAAAAACTCTTATCATATGCTATTAATCATCTGATTTCAGAAAAACAGTACAGTAGTAAAGTGATAATTTATCTAATAGAGGAACCAGAGAATAGTTTACACAGATCAGTACAAGTATCGCTTTCTAAACAGCTTTTTATTCAGAATATATACGAATACTTCTTCTTAACAACGCATTCGGCAGAAGTACTTTATGAAATGAATAATACTCAACTCATAAAGATAACTAATCAACAGGAATCAACAGGACATTCTTCATACTACAAGGTGCCAAGTGAGTTTTCAAATTTAAAGAAAAAATTGAATAAATCCTTAGCGCAGTCTATCTTCTATGATAGGGTTCTTTTGGTTGAAGGTCCATCAGAATACTACCTATTTTTTGCTATTTTTGAATATCTTAGCCCTGATTTTGAAGCGGAAGGAAAATACTTGTTACAAGTCGACGGTATTAATTTTAAACCGTATGCAAAACTGTATAGAGAATTAGGAATAGATTTTTTTGTGAAGACAGATAATGATTTAAAAGCTAGTCGTAGTGATAAACATGTATTTTCTCCTATTGGCTTAAATAGGTGTATTGACTTGCTTGACCAAAGTGTGACTCCTAGATTAGATAATTATCGTATAGATTTCTCTTCAAAAGATGAGAGAAAACAGAATATAAAGTCTAAAAAAGAAGAATTATATTCGACTAACCATAGTCTAGTATCTCAATTAAATGCAGAGGGAATCTTTATATCAGAAGTTGATTTAGAAAATGACTTGGCTCAGGTTTTATCCGATAGCGAGAGGAGTGAAATGAGTGAATTCGATTTTGTAAATTGGTTACAAAGTAGTAAACAGTACAACATGTTGGAATATATAGATAATTATCTGTCTCTCGATATTGCACATAAAATTGTGAAGTCAGATTATTTTAAAGTATTATCGGAGTTTTTAGACTATGAATGA
- a CDS encoding ABC transporter permease, with protein sequence MLLGKMKYLILFLIAIQSVLLALMAIFFTGVQYEEAWQSYNRNSRTVTVYLQRLSEEQAQSVYQYFLEQSDLSIWTKRTTNSSRDGSINRIYLDVLGNPEGFSDFTNGGKIILSRQQISDLLSHSDNNLTIGLDKGTDNMLYELPSLLFTTPVVINRLDHIFQETNTINGIYHINGLQDDLSRETFLSNLSSITGISVEDLTRESFGSNTVEGIVPIVLAASIAVNAMVLLVLFLICVLQSFKHFGTLILLGWDRKELWSALFKDSILFSIYIAPVSALATWFLSGWASFGLSSFVLVFAGTSLSILLLLLTLIIPSIVVYLVSPLAAIHKRLPMKPLMATSLLFYTLVAGLLIAVSHSLDAPMNQFIDNVKVAREWKSVENMYVISDFVEGDDIGTYSGNTNSLESSMYHFYQRISEIPGVYIAQGEYLGQEYLDTIYGTYQNVPKKPFWYLTYSYNYLSELGVELSNEELSEIRNGARLYLIPDTLGSADVETMKAYLQEVVRVKPGDIGTKFTENPRFLFRTYQPSKSIFTWSRSIDRGVTSEEPVIFVAAPENLYFMESANLSVSGYDGILKVRDKETMNQVKSILDNEFPDLSDNALKFTTVKNYINGLQKDLGYTFYLFGSIIAIIVFTMMAIFWSFVLIYRLLFEEKLYVQYFMGFSPWKRYSGVFSLVVGVSAIELLVSILLGSKLGIVLTLVTFAFQLLLLYFNLFRKEVESLIQSFKG encoded by the coding sequence ATGTTATTAGGTAAAATGAAGTACTTAATCCTGTTTTTGATTGCCATTCAGAGCGTACTACTTGCTCTGATGGCAATTTTTTTTACAGGTGTTCAGTATGAGGAGGCATGGCAAAGTTATAACCGTAATTCTAGGACAGTTACAGTTTATCTTCAAAGATTATCTGAAGAACAGGCGCAAAGTGTATACCAATACTTTTTGGAACAAAGTGACTTGTCTATTTGGACGAAACGTACTACAAATAGTAGTAGGGATGGTTCAATAAATAGAATATATTTAGATGTTCTTGGCAATCCTGAAGGTTTTTCAGATTTTACAAACGGTGGTAAAATAATTTTATCACGCCAACAAATTTCAGATTTATTATCCCATAGTGACAATAACTTGACTATTGGACTTGATAAGGGAACTGATAATATGCTCTATGAATTACCGAGCTTGTTATTTACAACCCCTGTTGTTATTAATCGGTTAGACCATATTTTTCAAGAAACAAATACAATAAACGGGATATATCATATCAATGGTCTTCAGGACGACCTCTCAAGAGAAACGTTTTTATCAAATCTCTCATCTATTACTGGGATTTCTGTTGAAGACTTGACTAGAGAGAGTTTTGGCAGTAATACTGTTGAGGGAATTGTGCCAATCGTTTTAGCTGCTAGTATTGCAGTAAATGCTATGGTTCTTCTTGTTCTTTTCCTAATATGTGTTTTACAATCCTTTAAACATTTTGGGACATTGATACTACTTGGATGGGATAGGAAGGAGTTGTGGTCTGCCCTCTTCAAGGATTCTATTCTGTTTTCTATTTATATTGCACCTGTTTCCGCACTAGCAACTTGGTTTTTGTCAGGTTGGGCTAGTTTTGGATTATCATCATTTGTGTTAGTCTTTGCGGGTACAAGTCTTTCAATCTTGTTACTATTGCTAACATTAATTATTCCAAGTATTGTTGTTTATTTGGTTTCTCCATTAGCTGCAATTCATAAACGGTTACCAATGAAACCATTAATGGCAACCAGTTTGTTATTCTATACTTTAGTAGCTGGTTTATTAATAGCAGTTAGTCATTCCTTAGATGCGCCAATGAATCAGTTCATTGATAATGTCAAAGTAGCTAGGGAGTGGAAAAGTGTCGAAAATATGTATGTTATTTCGGATTTTGTAGAAGGGGATGATATAGGAACCTACTCTGGTAATACAAATTCATTAGAAAGCAGCATGTATCACTTTTACCAACGAATTTCAGAGATTCCAGGTGTTTATATTGCTCAGGGAGAATATCTCGGGCAAGAATACCTTGATACAATCTATGGTACGTATCAAAATGTTCCTAAAAAACCATTTTGGTATTTAACCTATTCTTATAATTACTTATCTGAACTAGGAGTTGAGTTAAGTAATGAAGAATTATCCGAAATACGTAATGGTGCCAGATTGTACCTTATTCCTGATACTCTAGGTTCAGCGGATGTTGAAACCATGAAGGCTTACTTACAAGAAGTTGTTCGAGTAAAACCAGGGGATATAGGGACTAAGTTTACAGAAAATCCAAGATTTTTATTTAGAACCTATCAGCCATCTAAGTCCATTTTTACTTGGTCAAGATCAATCGATCGTGGTGTAACTAGTGAAGAACCTGTTATTTTTGTAGCAGCTCCTGAAAACTTGTACTTCATGGAATCAGCAAACCTATCTGTGAGTGGATATGACGGAATTTTGAAAGTTCGTGATAAGGAAACAATGAATCAGGTAAAATCAATTTTAGATAATGAGTTCCCTGATTTATCAGACAATGCACTGAAATTTACAACGGTTAAGAATTATATCAATGGACTTCAGAAAGATCTAGGCTATACTTTCTACCTATTTGGAAGTATCATCGCTATTATTGTCTTTACTATGATGGCTATCTTTTGGAGTTTTGTCTTGATTTATCGCTTGCTTTTCGAAGAAAAACTGTATGTACAATACTTCATGGGCTTTTCTCCTTGGAAGAGGTATAGCGGAGTTTTTTCTCTTGTAGTTGGTGTTTCTGCGATAGAACTACTAGTTTCTATCTTACTAGGCTCTAAGTTGGGAATAGTTTTAACACTAGTTACATTTGCTTTCCAATTATTACTTCTTTACTTCAATCTATTCCGTAAAGAAGTAGAAAGTCTCATACAATCGTTTAAGGGGTGA